From a single Candidatus Methylomirabilota bacterium genomic region:
- the rbsK gene encoding ribokinase, translating into MPGAVPPPRVLVVGSANVDFTVAAARLPRPGETVTGGTLLVNHGGKGANQAVAARRLGAEVRFIGCVGDDASGRELRAALEQEGIGVAGVTATDEAATGTALIVVDAEGRNQIVVAPGANWRLHAEAAKRRAEDLGWADVVMCQLETPLETVAWVLGEARRRGKTTLLNPAPFRDEAAGLVPLADYLTPNETEAGRLTGLPVRDAAGATAAGHALLERGARVVVVTLGAAGAVACARGQEVRVPAFAVPVVDTTAAGDAFNAGLAVSLAERRPLPEALRFAAATAALACTRRGAQPSLPRRAEVERLL; encoded by the coding sequence ATGCCCGGCGCCGTCCCGCCGCCGCGCGTCCTCGTAGTCGGCTCCGCGAACGTGGACTTCACGGTCGCCGCCGCGCGGCTGCCGCGCCCCGGCGAGACCGTCACGGGCGGGACGCTCCTCGTCAACCACGGCGGCAAGGGCGCGAACCAGGCGGTCGCCGCCCGGCGCCTCGGCGCCGAGGTGCGGTTCATCGGCTGCGTCGGCGACGACGCCTCGGGGCGCGAGCTCAGGGCGGCGCTCGAGCAGGAGGGCATCGGCGTCGCGGGCGTGACGGCGACGGACGAGGCCGCCACCGGGACGGCGCTGATCGTCGTGGACGCCGAGGGGCGGAACCAGATCGTCGTGGCGCCCGGCGCGAACTGGCGGCTCCACGCCGAAGCGGCTAAGCGCCGCGCCGAGGACCTCGGCTGGGCCGACGTCGTGATGTGCCAGCTCGAGACGCCGCTCGAGACGGTCGCGTGGGTGCTCGGCGAGGCGCGGCGGCGGGGCAAGACGACGCTCCTGAACCCCGCGCCGTTCCGCGACGAGGCGGCGGGCCTGGTGCCGCTCGCCGACTACCTGACGCCCAACGAGACGGAGGCGGGGCGGCTCACGGGCCTCCCGGTGCGCGACGCGGCGGGCGCGACCGCGGCCGGGCACGCGCTTCTCGAGCGCGGCGCGCGGGTGGTGGTCGTGACCCTCGGCGCCGCCGGCGCGGTCGCGTGCGCGCGCGGGCAGGAGGTGCGCGTGCCCGCGTTCGCCGTCCCCGTCGTGGACACGACGGCGGCGGGCGACGCCTTCAACGCCGGGCTCGCGGTCTCGCTCGCCGAGCGGCGCCCGCTGCCGGAGGCCCTGCGCTTCGCCGCCGCGACGGCGGCCCTCGCGTGCACCCGGCGCGGCGCCCAGCCCTCGCTGCCCCGCCGGGCCGAGGTCGAACGCCTCCTCTAG